In a genomic window of Quercus lobata isolate SW786 chromosome 4, ValleyOak3.0 Primary Assembly, whole genome shotgun sequence:
- the LOC115983422 gene encoding uncharacterized protein LOC115983422 has translation MADDVAAGFGNMKLTSDEEEIIPISDEGRVQAMESCSLSLIGKFLTCKPFNKRAAKTTLRRAWGLENSLQIIEVGPNLFQFKFKTEFDMARILQDGPWSFDNQLLLLQRWQKGMTVGNIRLEYACLWIQIWGAPFDMVSPQVAREVGNRIGRVEEVEGQRRQDELNYFMRVKVAVPIGKPLRRGGFIAGSDGARSWVTFKYERLPLFCHYCGLLGHNVKHCASHFAVSRNGGEVDYQYGESLRALGGRPRSFPSRNTYGNTGAAKEQTSEESTNYSPVQGTFPAAGVEDTNPSKQEVESENLGELPIFQEEANVELGRTDDVQEGRSLQLVPSPVCEDTDVDLLREVTGQPAGVDCMEVATGKTKEAGLGVEASGLDQRLELVGPSSVKPKSTWTRFNRMDFGLGGLSKALQLPNCGKRSNVSSREEELCDHSDFRETKRGKIDDGDVGTILSAGVENHPCREQ, from the coding sequence ATGGCAGATGATGTGGCTGCCGGGTTCGGTAATATGAAACTAACGTCTGATGAAGAGGAGATTATCCCTATATCCGATGAAGGCAGAGTGCAGGCTATGGAGAGTTGTAGCTTGAGTCTTATTGGGAAGTTTTTAACATGTAAACCATTCAATAAACGTGCAGCAAAGACTACTTTGAGAAGGGCATGGGGATTGGAGAATAGTTTACAGATTATTGAGGTGGGTCCGAATCTCTTCCAATTCAAGTTTAAAACAGAGTTTGATATGGCACGTATTCTACAAGATGGTCCTTGGTCATTCGACAATCAACTATTATTGCTTCAGAGATGGCAGAAGGGGATGACAGTAGGGAATATCAGATTGGAGTATGCTTGTCTATGGATTCAAATATGGGGTGCACCATTCGATATGGTTTCCCCTCAAGTTGCAAGGGAAGTTGGTAATAGAATTGGTAGAGTTGAAGAGGTTGAAGGGCAGCGACGACAAGATGAGCTGAATTATTTTATGCGAGTTAAAGTTGCGGTGCCGATTGGGAAGCCGCTGCGGAGAGGAGGTTTCATTGCTGGTTCAGATGGGGCTCGCAGTTGGGTAACGTTTAAGTATGAACGTTTACCTCTGTTCTGCCATTATTGTGGTCTGTTAGGGCACAATGTAAAGCATTGTGCATCGCACTTTGCTGTTAGCAGGAATGGTGGGGAGGTGGATTATCAATATGGGGAGTCTTTAAGAGCTTTGGGAGGGCGTCCACGTTCTTTCCCATCAAGAAATACCTATGGCAATACTGGGGCTGCGAAAGAACAAACATCAGAGGAGTCTACAAATTACAGTCCGGTGCAAGGGACTTTTCCGGCGGCGGGTGTGGAAGATACGAACCCTAGTAAACAGGAAGTTGAATCCGAGAATCTAGGGGAACTACCTATTTTTCAGGAAGAGGCTAACGTGGAGTTGGGCAGAACAGATGACGTGCAGGAAGGACGTTCTTTACAGCTGGTTCCTAGTCCGGTGTGTGAAGATACTGATGTGGATTTGTTGAGAGAAGTGACGGGGCAGCCAGCTGGGGTTGATTGTATGGAGGTGGCAACGGGTAAAACTAAGGAAGCCGGGCTTGGTGTTGAAGCAAGTGGACTGGATCAGAGGTTAGAGTTGGTTGGGCCTAGTTCTGTAAAGCCCAAATCCACTTGGACCAGGTTTAACCGAATGGACTTTGGGCTTGGAGGATTGTCAAAAGCTTTGCAGCTGCCAAACTGTGGAAAAAGGAGCAATGTATCTAGTAGGGAGGAAGAGCTGTGTGACCATTCTGATTTTAGGGAGACTAAGCGTGGAAAGATTGATGATGGAGATGTTGGAACCATTTTATCGGCGGGGGTGGAGAACCACCCTTGCCGGGAGCAATGA